A genomic window from Planococcus rifietoensis includes:
- a CDS encoding S66 family peptidase, with translation MIRYPDRALRTIGVTAPSSGVSEELHHLLEGATAQLEKQGFAVKTTANAWTQKEAKSSPAAIRAKELLSIWRDSKVDAIIPPWGGELLLEVLEHLDFQKFTPKWLLGYSDVSLLSLAITLNTGIATAHGTNIVDLRGSETDPTTARWVDVLSSTKGAVIKQVSSERHQKNWSHDKPAPGVFNLTEPTDWKTVSGQAERLEGRLLGGCIDVIRHLIGTPYGDVDAFRKKFISGEPVVWFLENCEMNTPDLKRSLLQMKYAGWFDNCSGIVFGRSEANDAVQGYTAEMVYQELAEQLKVPIVYDADIGHQPPQVILVNGAHAIFHVDDGKGRVVQEFR, from the coding sequence ATGATCCGCTATCCCGATCGAGCGTTAAGAACCATCGGCGTCACGGCACCTTCTTCAGGGGTGTCTGAAGAACTTCATCATTTGCTTGAAGGAGCTACAGCCCAGTTGGAGAAACAAGGATTTGCTGTCAAAACTACGGCGAATGCCTGGACCCAAAAAGAAGCGAAGTCATCGCCTGCAGCCATCCGCGCGAAAGAACTGCTCAGCATTTGGCGTGATTCCAAAGTCGACGCGATCATTCCGCCATGGGGTGGGGAGTTGTTATTGGAAGTATTGGAGCATCTGGATTTTCAGAAGTTCACGCCGAAATGGCTTCTTGGGTATTCGGACGTCAGCTTGCTGTCATTGGCAATTACGTTAAATACCGGAATCGCGACGGCACATGGCACCAATATCGTCGACTTGCGCGGCAGTGAAACCGATCCGACTACTGCGCGTTGGGTGGATGTGCTGTCTTCGACGAAAGGCGCGGTCATTAAACAAGTCTCTTCTGAGCGGCACCAAAAAAATTGGAGCCATGACAAGCCGGCTCCTGGCGTTTTCAATTTGACCGAGCCGACCGACTGGAAAACCGTATCGGGACAAGCTGAGCGGCTGGAAGGCCGACTCCTTGGCGGATGCATCGACGTGATTCGCCACCTCATCGGTACGCCATACGGTGACGTGGATGCTTTCCGAAAGAAATTCATTTCAGGGGAGCCGGTCGTCTGGTTTTTGGAAAACTGTGAAATGAACACACCGGATTTGAAGCGCAGTTTGCTGCAGATGAAATATGCAGGCTGGTTCGATAATTGTTCCGGAATCGTCTTCGGCAGAAGCGAAGCGAACGATGCCGTGCAAGGCTATACCGCGGAGATGGTGTACCAGGAACTGGCGGAGCAATTAAAAGTTCCCATCGTTTATGATGCCGATATTGGCCATCAGCCACCGCAAGTGATTTTGGTCAACGGGGCGCACGCGATTTTCCACGTTGACGACGGAAAAGGACGTGTCGTCCAGGAATTCCGCTAA
- a CDS encoding GNAT family N-acetyltransferase, translating into MDYRQLTPEDAEQYRELRLIALQTDADAFSTDFNEANQSPLSATANNLANPSAVTFGAYDEGRLLAMMTLLRLSGKKTSHRAEVLAVYATEETRGTGVASTLFDQLLAFAREWDGLEQLELAVNSANPRAIRFYERSGFQRIGTTPNAQKADSRYIDELLMVLKL; encoded by the coding sequence ATGGATTATCGCCAGTTAACACCAGAAGATGCTGAACAGTACCGTGAACTCCGCTTGATCGCATTGCAGACAGATGCCGATGCGTTCTCGACTGATTTCAATGAAGCAAACCAAAGTCCGTTGAGTGCGACCGCCAACAATCTTGCCAATCCTTCCGCTGTGACATTCGGGGCTTATGACGAAGGCCGTTTGCTCGCGATGATGACACTGCTCAGATTATCGGGGAAGAAGACCAGCCACAGAGCCGAAGTACTCGCCGTCTATGCAACGGAAGAAACGAGAGGGACAGGGGTTGCGTCCACGCTTTTTGATCAGTTGCTGGCATTTGCAAGGGAATGGGATGGGCTCGAACAGCTTGAACTCGCCGTCAATTCTGCCAACCCGCGCGCCATCCGTTTTTACGAACGATCCGGCTTTCAGCGCATCGGCACAACGCCGAATGCCCAGAAGGCAGACAGCCGTTATATCGATGAGTTGTTGATGGTGCTGAAGCTGTAA